The segment TGATGTAGCAATGCCAATACACAACAATTGTCTGAAATTGTCAAGTGCATTCGAATATATAGAAGCTTTATAACTTTATGTAAAAATCACTGTCTACAGATGTAAACCATCAGATACGAACAACAATGTTAAACCCAATGTGAATAAAAATGAGCAAGTTTTTGTTTTAGTTGGAAATGTTCatctttattttactttgatTTTGCCTTATATGTGACTGATTCTTTATGACATAGAATGCTctttacaaatttaattgaatccTCTTGGCTAATTTCATAGTTCGGAGAGGTGGTCTCGATTACATTCTTACTATAATGCCTTCAGGACAAATTGCTTGATACCCTTATATATTGCTGCTAACTTCCATATTATACATTTATGCAGCGTgattattattgaattacaaTCATTTCTCCTCCTCAGAGGCGCACTCTTTGTCTCCTGAGTTATGTTTCCCTATTGACGTGACAAATGAAAGAGGTGAATGTTTTGTCCAACGCTTCATCAAAGGCTTCCTATCCTTGctgtttcttttctttgttatgGCAATGGCGAGATCATTGGGAAACAAGGTTTTCCAGACAAAAGCATGCAGAAGGGTTGAGACGAATAATATGCAGACCATTGTTGTTGACATGAACGATAGGGCCAAAGCCAAAGCCTTGGTAATGAAAGATGGAACCTCCTCTGCATACTTTATGGTTGCTATTGAAACTGTGGTCATTGGAAAAGTATATGACCACCATGCAACTGAAAATCTGCAGATGGTCAAGATATTAGATCAAGTTCTCATCAAAATATTGAACTCTTGTCCTGTTATCGTATTTCATGGACAAGAAAGTTACCTGAAACCTGTGAAGAAGTTGGGACGTACAACCAATGATAAGTagagaaataatgaaatgaagtagCAGGTTCTTGCCAAGCCATCAAATTCATCATATATAGCCCCCCAAGCAAGGCTAGCTGCAGCTGGAGTGGCAATGAACATGGAATAAACAGGGTGGAGTTCCTTAGGCAACGCTTCACTCGTTGGCAACCTTTGATATAATGTGACAAACACCACAAGGTAATGTGCAAATCCAATGGACCATAAGAACTTTCCAGGCTCCTTCCATCCCACTTTAGCAGCCAAAATAGCTCCCACGAAATTCCCGATTACAGAGAGGTGAGATGAGGGGTTGGCTACTTTACAGAGACGTCGTTTCCCTCCTGAAAGCCATTGGCCATAGATTTTGAGATTGAGGAAGAAGATCGGGGCCATGAAGACACACCAGATGGCAGGGTGAAGTGTTCCTGGTGCTGTTTTAGGAGGTGCACCTATAGCTAAAAACATGCATACAATCCATGGAGCACAAAAGAAGTTGACTCTCACTGGGTGAAAGTATTCTCTCTTTATAGCTTCAAAGTAAAGAGCACATTTGAACATGTAGGTGATGAAGACTGCAACGAGAACCCCCACTGCTAACAGCCAAACCGCGAAGTTAATGAAAAGTGGAACATGAAGGAATTTGGTGACAGGACTCAGAGCAAGTGAACGCCACAGGATGGCTTGACTACTAAGGCCTAGGCATATACCGAAGCAACCAATCGGGAACCTGAGTAGAAAAGGCCATTTTTCATCTTTTGGAAGAAGAATGTCCTCAGAATCCTGCAGAAAAGATTGTTACCAACACTTGAGTTTAGCAACATCTGTGCACCGACAGCGCAAAAGATTAAATAGACATTTTGTTATCTTAAAGTTCAAGACCACAAATACAAAAGTTTCTTTTACTTTCTGACATTACGTGTCAAGTCAAAaccagacaaacaaattgaaacagaagGAGTACGGATAATTACCTTGACTTGATCAAGTTCAGGTCCTGTAAGAGCATCAAAGTATCTTCCAGCAGGTACACTTTTCTTGACATGATCATTGAGTCCTTCTTTAACATTATTGTTCTGAAGTTCAATTCCACTTTCTTTTCTAAGTGGTATCTTTGAAGATTGCCTAGCAATAGTTGATTTAGTTCTGAACATGTTGAAATCTCCTTTATTTCTTGCTTCAATACCATTTGTTCCATTAACACCAAATCCTCCAAAACTATTTCCACTTCTTCCGAGTATTTTTCGtccatttttatctttagatgtCTCTCCATTGAGTACAGAGAACCCTGTCTCTAGTGACACTTGCCTGCTGAACTTCCTAGGAGGCCtttttatttctctatttttcatAGGCCTGTTGAATCGCGTGTCTGGTTTATCAGCATTCATCGAAATGTTACTGTTTTCTTCCTTGTGatcttcttcctcttcatgcAAGACTTCATTGATATCAACTAAATGGTTGTTTCCAACATTCATTTTGCACCCCTTCTATTGTTCGCGATAAGTGGACGAAATGTAATAATTCACTATAATAAACTTGCATTTTTATTGATTGTCAAACATGAGATGTATCACGagaaatgtgaaaaaaaatgaactttgtTGGTGGTGGTTATCAACTTGGTTCTTTGATGGGGTTTCTCGTGAGGAAGACTTTGACATAAGTAATTTGTGGTGTTTAGAGAGAACACACTATTAGATTGAGGTATTCAAGTTGAATATGTTTGTAATTTTATGGTTTGTGTCTTTATGAAAAGAAGTGATGATTTGTGTTTGAGAGGCATATTTTCTTGCATTTCACGGGTCTAAAGACCAAAATTAGTGGCATTGGTTGTGAACATTTACCTCATAACTAGGGTGGTCTAGGGTTAGTATAAATAGTGTCATTTGGCCATAATGAAGTAGGTTTAagtttgttttatgttttagacGAGAGACAGATCTAACATttaaagtttatgaatttttttttaataatgatcttatattcatatatacaataataatagagttcatttttaaatatttatagatatttAGTAGATTCCTTAATACATATATGTAGTTTGATTTATAATTAGTGAATTCACGTGAATCCATAGACGACACACTAGATCAGCCTCTGACCTCTATAGTTAGATCCACGGCAGAGCTAAAAGTTATAACAAGGGAATTCAACATACTTCAACAATTCGACTTATATAAGTTAAACTTCAAGATATTGTACTAAAATTATACTTGCACTACTTggaattttatgaaattttgtgaGACTATTTATCAAATGTTTTGTGTGATTTGCTTTTAAAGTGTTGGATATATTTCAATTAGCAGCCCTAAACCTAATAGTGTAGGTTACACTTGCCTTTTTTACTACAACCATTTTTTTCAGCCTTATAAGTTAGAAAGTAGCCAATGTTGTCGATTTTCAACTTTTACTAGTGAGATGACATGacaatatgtaattttatttgttgaaattttagaaTAATGACATTACCAAATTAGCTATTTGTAGTCTTATGggccaaaaaaaaatattcttgtgATAATGGGCCTTCCAGACAATCCATCCAAAAACATGCATTCTATTAAGAGAAAATTTCGCAAATAGCcactataaataatttaattgggccttataactatagtttgctaATCATGATTCGTAGCTACACGttagagggaggagagaggtgagtgaGATTAAGAGAGGGAGgaaagaggcgagcgagagagggaggagagtggagagaggtgaattatatttgtatatctgTCGAATTGTATATGTTATGCATCAAATAgttgtatatatgtaactagtatacatatgcatttgtatatttgACGatcgagattgggagagggaggacaGAGTCGAGTGAGAGAGGGATGAGAATGGAGAGAGACgcattgtatttgtatatctttcatataattgtatatttttatatgtataagagaggagagaggagagagagagaggaagagaggagagagactCACGTAATTATAGCTAAATAGAGATTGCGAGTGGTAATTAATTCAAACTATAGCCATATTAGCTAATCAACTAGTATATGTTTAGTTATTCGCTTAATTTCCCCTTCTATTAACAAGGCCTATTCTAACGAATTGAGTTCAACTCATATCAGTTATTTAATAAAGAAAACGTGGTGAAATAATCATGTCaaacattattttcttaataacaaaaaaaaaaattataagaaaaaggCACATTTACAAAATAGTCTACCTTTTAACACTTACTTTTACTTCTCAATCTGCCTTTTtgaaaaggtaaaattattctccattactattattttaatgataaaaagtaATATTATCTTCTCTccttaatttgataaaataaataagtaaaatatattcttttttttattaattataaagaccaagtaaaataaaatcgaaaaatataaaaaatttccaCTTGGATGGGCAAAAGATTAGATGTTAATATAATTAGCATTGTGACATTCGGCAAGAATAAAATTAGGATCAAATAAAAAGTCATTATAGACACATACGTTTTTTTTTCTACAATTCCAAAAGCAACATATCAAATaccatatattaaatttaattcaaactttgttattttctcaaaaaataataatgccGCTATTAGCCGGCTACccttcttaatcttcaaaaATTAACAACCTATAAATACATCCCCTAACAATCAATAATTTCAAATCATATAAAACACCTTattataactacttatttttcaaaaaaaaaattaaaaaaaaatctcaatggCATCGACATCTTTTATGATTGcagttattattgttgttgttgccaTTGTTGCTACTCCAGCAATGGCAACTGATCATTGGGTTGGTGATGATCAAGGTTGGAAACTCGATTTTAATTACACAGCTTGGGCTGCTACGAAACAGTTCCACGTTGGAGATAAGCTCAGTATGTACAGTACATTTATCATATCTAGTACTATTTTTTTAGTAGTTGTGTAATCTTTTTAAAGTTGTcattaaaacatattttcaatACGTGTCCCTGAAGCTAAGCCtgatttattttgtgattgcaGTATTCAAGTACAAGAAAGACGTTCACAACGTGTATAAAGCAGATCATGAAGCATTCAAAAGCTGTACACCAAGTAGCGATGTTACGCCATTAACATCTGGAAATGATGAGATTTCCCTGGCTTCGTCAGGGAAAAAATGGTACATTTGTGGTGTAGGTAAACATTGTGAAAAGGGAATGAAACTTGCCATTAATGTTTTGCCAGCAGAATCAGTATCCCCTGCTCCGTCACCAAGTAGCCctggttcttcttcttcttcttcatttgcATCTTCAATTTCTCCCGATTCAAAATTTGTTGCTTTGTGTGTTGCTGCATTTGCAATCATCGTCATGATCATGACTTGACGATGAAATTAGTTCATATGGAGGAGGGGTGAGCTGATGATCATTTATCAATTTGTTGTCGTTAtttgttttcacattttgaatAATTGTAAGATAGTTGAGGCAATCAGGACTCAGGAGTAGTGTCTGAGGCTCCTGgattttatgttaatttcttTTACTTTGTTTGTTTTATTGAAGATTTGAATATGTTTGTATCCTACCtgatttgatatataatttattctaCGATTCTCTCATAACTTATACATATATTAGTTATGCGGATTTCTAATTGCAGATCAAACACATGATTCAAAGGACCCcaaaacaacttttttttctctcatcagcatttatatgtatttaataACATTCATATGTATGGCCCCTCCCTCTATCTCTTCAAGTGGATGAAGTTTCTTAGACATTAATGTGATGTTTGAAATAGGATATTTCCTACAATTGCAACATCTTGTCCAAGTGGACCTGCTAATCAAATACCTTTCATATTCACTGTTTCTCTTCCTAGTTGATTGCATTTATCTGTTGCTGCTGCATTGTCCATGTTCTCTTAAATCTTGGTTTTTAGTGTGTGGAGGCCcacttttattcttttttatttataatacattTACTTTTTTGAGTATTCTAAATATCTATCGGTctgactaatttaaatttacatcCACAAAGCTCATTGAAAAAACGAAATGCTCCAAGAACTTTTATATTCTCATGATttgcatttgaaaattttgattaacaGTGAGAGGATTTTATTCATTCCATCATAAGTCGATAGCTTTTGGTAAACCCTTGTGGAAATATTCcatcaaatatgataaatattttacaaaggAATCTAATTATTATAGTAGTATAAACTTGAAGTCATTGTCTCACTTAGTTGAATCATTGTAGTTCTAACATGCTTTTGATCTTTAATTTGTCCTCTAGCAATCGAACTTATACACAATGAGACATGAATCGAACTTATACACAATGAGACATGAATTGTTAAGAAACTGAAGTCATATCCGAACATaacttataaatattataatacgAAAACAGAAATTTATgggggaaaaaaaagaagttaattaGTATGAAGGATACTAAGACCTACACAAAGTAGGGTTAAAAGAGGCTATCATAAACACCAAAAAAAGGTTGAGAAAAAAGAATATTAGAGAAAGTTGAAAGTTACACCtttaacattttattataaattagtaaccaatataaaatttaaattatattaaatatataatgcTAGTGGGTGGagaattttaatcattttatgcTTTTTATCTATTTGGTTGAGAGACAACTTCTTTTAAGTCATTCTAAAAGTAACATGCCTAACATGCTTATAAAGAAAAACAACCAATATTTAGCTTTATGTATAGCTAACTAACTCTATATGTTTCACACAAAGAGTAAAGCAAAAGCAAAATAACACATCTCATCTACATGTTTCCATAAATAGTAGTTTTCCTCTACTATTCTACACAAATCGTTCACTCGATACAGAAACTTACCTGTCGTTGTAGGTCAACTTAACGTATAAAGTTCTTTAGACTGTTAGTGCAACAGTGCAAAAATCCCTTGCCAATGGCTCTCCTATACCGAAAATTCTTACATATACTTTCTAGGTAGTTCTTCTAAGAACCTTGATATGAAGCTTAATAGCAGTAGATTCATGTCAGATTAGACTAATGTATATGCTCCATCAGGGTATGGAGTTAGTGAGGGCGGAGATGAACCTCCTTCACCGGAAAGTAGAAGGTTCACTATCTATCAACATTCTTGAAGTTAAAGCTTAAAAGCAGTAGGTACATTTCCTATCAAGTCCCTTATGTGCAACAGACATACTCAATAAATAGGAAGGTTTAGAAGCTACAGACATGCTCCAAATGGTTGAAGACTTGAAGTCATTCTATCTATATGGAAATTAGGGTGGGGCAACGAAAGAAACTTGGCAATGACGACAGCAACATGTGAACTAAGATCCACTTAAGAGACTTGCCAAATAATACAAACAATCAATGCAACTATGACTATTTTGCACCACAATTTTCCATGTAGTCGTTTTCTAAAACAATCAGGGACCTCAATAGATACAACATTTCCATGTTTCTTGGCTGGCAGATCAACTATTCAAAAGTAAATTGACCTAGCATCATCTTGATTATTGAAATATTTGCTATACATCTGATTGATTACTTACGTCTTTACAGGAACCCCAGATCGCCAACTTTTTATAACAAGGATCGACACTAAAAATGTTATCTTGAGAATCAACTAAAACATAGCAGAGTAGGAAAGTAAACTTGAGTTTGGACAAAATATATTGGGAGGACAATTCTCCCACAAGAATATTACACATAGAGAACAATATCTAAAGAATCAGTCTTTCTTTGTTGTAGTTGCATCAAAGGAGTATAAAATTACAGAAAGGGGAAAAGTAAAAGAGACAACTTTATTCTCTTCAAACCACCCCCAATCAAGAACAATTATATAGAGGAAAAAAAGCATAGCACATAAACCTTTTTCCACTTTACCCCATCTTTGTTCCTATACAGTGGAATATAATCCAACCACTTAATCTTCCCCCACCCCATCCAGAATGAATACTAATTagaccaaaaacaaaaaaagattgTACCTTTGTGTGGCATCATCAAGATTGAATCTTTCAAACTATCATCAGTGTGCTGTTACTTTAGATCTTTTCTTTGCCTCACTGTAAAGCACCACACCCATTACAGTCACAGCAAATCCTGTTATGCCCATGATGTTCACTGGATTCCTGAATATCAAAACTGACACCACTGCAGCCACTGCAGCCTTGGCATTCCCCAAAACTTGCAGTGTCAAGGCACTTGTATGCTTAGTAACCAAGAAATTAGTCAAGTTCACCAAATAAGCAACTGTGGCATTACTAATCAACAAGAAAACCATAAATCCATCTCCCTTAGCTTTCTCCACTGTAACGGCAGCTACATTCCCCTCTATGTATAGTGTAAAAGGAAGCAAAATCATTGCTGCCATTGGAGCCATGTATAATAACAGATTCATAGAGTGTAATTTCTCAGCATCAGAGGATAACAACAACCCCTGAACAACAGATTTCAAGGCTCTCCCAGCAGTTGAACCTAAAGCCATCAAGAACCCAAACAAATGGAACAATGGCTCACTATTGCTAGCCAAAACAATACCAAGAACCACAGGGACAAGAGCTAAATAAACCTCAGCAGTTTCTTTCTTACAAGTAATCACAAAAGCAAAAATAGCAGTAAAAAATGGGGTAGTAGCACCAATTGCTTGATTAAACGATACAGGAAGGTACCTCAATGAAGTATTACCACAAACaacagaaaaacaaaaaatagcaCTCAAAGCAAGAATCTTGAAGAACTGTTTCCTGCTATGTATCTGCTGGAAAGGAACAACTTCCAGCCACTTAATAGCAACTAAACTATAAGTAGCACATGACAACATATGCAACATAGTCAAGAATATTGGGTAACGATAAccataaaaactcaaaagataCTTGTTTAGCAACAACACCCCAATATTTGAACAGTACCAAGAAGCAATTATAAGAGCAGTAAGTACATTAGGTGACACCAGAGAAGCTATCCCACCATTAGAATACTGTTGCTGCCTGATTTCAGCAGTTGGGGTTACTGGCATATCCAAGACTTGATCTTGGGGTGACTCCAATCTTGGATTGCTTCCCCTTCTTGTAGTCCATGACTGTGCCTCCACCATTACAATGCTTCTAACAACTTAAAACAGtgtaaagattcaatttttatgaATCTTGATACTACTTAGTATACTAAATACCCAatagaatttcaagaaaatataatgGGGTTGCTACTTAGCTGTAGTTTGAGTATTTGTCTAAATGGGGGTTGAGATCTGGGGGTAGTGAAGAAGATAGGGTAGGTTGGTGGGAAAATTTGGGGTTTGATCTAATTGAAGGGTCAAGATTTAGATTTCAAATGAAGGAAGTAATCCTGGCCATTGAATGAGAATTAAATGAGTagaataatactaataataataaaataaaacttaatgaTTATAGCTGTGAACAAAGTGTCGGTACCATATTGGGTGCTTTAAGCTTTATGCACTGTCCCACCCATGAAtatggttctttttttttttatcaaacatcTCGAGTTCAaatttcaa is part of the Solanum pennellii chromosome 8, SPENNV200 genome and harbors:
- the LOC107029050 gene encoding probable sugar phosphate/phosphate translocator At1g12500, with the translated sequence MVEAQSWTTRRGSNPRLESPQDQVLDMPVTPTAEIRQQQYSNGGIASLVSPNVLTALIIASWYCSNIGVLLLNKYLLSFYGYRYPIFLTMLHMLSCATYSLVAIKWLEVVPFQQIHSRKQFFKILALSAIFCFSVVCGNTSLRYLPVSFNQAIGATTPFFTAIFAFVITCKKETAEVYLALVPVVLGIVLASNSEPLFHLFGFLMALGSTAGRALKSVVQGLLLSSDAEKLHSMNLLLYMAPMAAMILLPFTLYIEGNVAAVTVEKAKGDGFMVFLLISNATVAYLVNLTNFLVTKHTSALTLQVLGNAKAAVAAVVSVLIFRNPVNIMGITGFAVTVMGVVLYSEAKKRSKVTAH
- the LOC107028085 gene encoding mavicyanin-like yields the protein MASTSFMIAVIIVVVAIVATPAMATDHWVGDDQGWKLDFNYTAWAATKQFHVGDKLIFKYKKDVHNVYKADHEAFKSCTPSSDVTPLTSGNDEISLASSGKKWYICGVGKHCEKGMKLAINVLPAESVSPAPSPSSPGSSSSSSFASSISPDSKFVALCVAAFAIIVMIMT
- the LOC107029028 gene encoding guard cell S-type anion channel SLAC1; the protein is MNVGNNHLVDINEVLHEEEEDHKEENSNISMNADKPDTRFNRPMKNREIKRPPRKFSRQVSLETGFSVLNGETSKDKNGRKILGRSGNSFGGFGVNGTNGIEARNKGDFNMFRTKSTIARQSSKIPLRKESGIELQNNNVKEGLNDHVKKSVPAGRYFDALTGPELDQVKDSEDILLPKDEKWPFLLRFPIGCFGICLGLSSQAILWRSLALSPVTKFLHVPLFINFAVWLLAVGVLVAVFITYMFKCALYFEAIKREYFHPVRVNFFCAPWIVCMFLAIGAPPKTAPGTLHPAIWCVFMAPIFFLNLKIYGQWLSGGKRRLCKVANPSSHLSVIGNFVGAILAAKVGWKEPGKFLWSIGFAHYLVVFVTLYQRLPTSEALPKELHPVYSMFIATPAAASLAWGAIYDEFDGLARTCYFISLFLYLSLVVRPNFFTGFRFSVAWWSYTFPMTTVSIATIKYAEEVPSFITKALALALSFMSTTMVCILFVSTLLHAFVWKTLFPNDLAIAITKKRNSKDRKPLMKRWTKHSPLSFVTSIGKHNSGDKECASEEEK